One window from the genome of Anguilla rostrata isolate EN2019 chromosome 5, ASM1855537v3, whole genome shotgun sequence encodes:
- the chrnb5a gene encoding neuronal acetylcholine receptor subunit beta-2 has product MASSVTLSLFLLFLTVATGGAADAEERLVTELLGPERYNKLIRPAVNKSQQVTIAIQVSLSQLISVNEREQIMTTNVWLTQEWHDYRLMWDPLEYEGIKKLRIPSQHIWLPDIVLYNNADGTYEVSFYSNAVVSYTGDIFWLPPAIYKSACKIEVKNFPFDQQNCTLKFRSWTYDHTEIDLVLTSDFASRDDFTPSGEWDIVSLPGRKNEDPDDVTYLDITYNFIIKRKPLFYTINLIIPCVLITSLAILVFYLPSDCGEKMTLCISVLLALTVFLLLISKIVPPTSLAVPLIGKYLMFTMVLVTFSIVTSVCVLNVHHRSPSTHRMPLWVKRVFLHRLPSFLFMRRPGASNIREHFRRKHRGTSFSGAAGGPGGGPGAADAEAFYVSEDSARRYGWRAGGLPESTEFRRRVRGKREADLEEATDGVRFIAEHMKSEDDDEGVIEDWKYVAMVIDRLFLWIFVLVCVVGTVGLFMQPLFQSYNTPAAEDE; this is encoded by the exons ATGGCTTCCTCCGTAACTCTATCGCTGTTTCTACTCTTCCTCACCGTGGCAA CTGGGGGGGCTGCTGATGCGGAGGAGCGGCTGGTAACCGAGCTCCTGGGGCCCGAGCGCTACAACAAGCTGATCCGCCCCGCCGTCAACAAGAGCCAGCAGGTCACCATCGCCATCCAGGTGTCCCTGTCCCAGCTCATCAGTGTG AATGAAAGAGAGCAGATCATGACCACGAATGTGTGGCTCACTCAG GAGTGGCATGACTATCGGCTGATGTGGGACCCTCTGGAGTATGAGGGCATTAAGAAGCTGCGCATCCCCTCTCAGCACATCTGGCTGCCGGACATCGTCCTCTACAACAA TGCTGACGGGACGTACGAGGTGTCATTCTACTCCAACGCTGTGGTGTCCTACACCGGGGACATCTTCTGGTTGCCCCCGGCGATCTACAAGAGTGCCTGCAAGATCGAGGTGAAGAACTTCCCCTTCGACCAGCAGAACTGCACGCTGAAGTTCCGGTCCTGGACCTACGACCACACGGAGATCGACCTGGTGCTCACCAGCGACTTCGCCAGCCGGGACGACTTCACGCCCAGCGGAGAGTGGGACATCGTGTCCCTGCCCGGCCGCAAGAACGAGGACCCCGACGACGTCACCTACCTGGACATCACCTACAACTTCATCATCAAGAGGAAGCCGCTCTTCTACACCATCAACCTGATCATCCCCTGCGTGCTCATCACCTCCCTGGCCATCCTGGTCTTCTACCTGCCGTCCGACTGCGGGGAGAAGATGACGCTCTGCATCTCCGTGCTCCTGGCCCTCaccgtcttcctcctcctcatctccaAAATCGTGCCCCCCACCTCGCTGGCCGTGCCCCTCATCGGGAAGTACCTAATGTTCACCATGGTGCTGGTGACCTTCTCCATCGTGACCAGCGTGTGCGTGCTGAACGTGCACCACCGCTCCCCCAGCACGCACCGCATGCCGCTCTGGGTGAAGAGGGTCTTCCTCCACAGGCTGCCCTCCTTCCTCTTCATGCGCCGGCCCGGCGCCTCCAACATCCGCGAGCACTTCCGGCGGAAGCACCGGGGGACGTCCTTCTCGGGCGCGGCgggcgggccggggggcgggccgggggcGGCGGACGCCGAGGCCTTCTACGTGAGCGAGGACTCGGCGCGGCGGTACGGCTGGCGCGCCGGCGGCCTGCCCGAGAGCACAGAGTTCCGGCGGAGGGTGCGGGGCAAGCGCGAGGCCGACCTGGAGGAGGCGACCGACGGGGTGCGCTTCATCGCCGAGCACATGAAGAGCGAGGACGACGACGAGGGC GTAATCGAGGACTGGAAGTACGTTGCCATGGTGATCGACCGGCTGTTCCTGTGGATATTCGTGCTGGTGTGCGTGGTGGGGACCGTGGGGCTGTTCATGCAGCCGCTCTTCCAGAGCTACAACACACCCGCCGCCGAGGACGAGTGA